ATGCTTGTACTTTTGAAAACTCTGGTCTAAATAATCAattattctaaaatgcaaatatttcaatCCATCTATTTAAAACTGCAttcaaagaaaagttttctttgcCCAAACTTCTTCCACTTACAAAGTTAACTGCTTTATCTATAGGAAGCCATCCCACATAAGTTTCTGAGCTTGATTGTGAACTATTAGTTTACACTGAAGAAAGTTAATGATTATATACtgattatgtatatatttgtatatgtataggGAAGAAGTGGAGTCTATACTTTCAATTTCTAAAGGACTCCTGATGAGACTTGCTgacatttcaaatatttgtttacatttcaagtatatttttacaaaatgaatGATGAAGAAgatggtcattttttaaaaaagtaattgtaACTATGGTAAGAATTCTGGAACTTCCCCATAGAAGAAAACAGATCTTCAATATTTTCCTACATATacatatcttttctctcttttttttttttttttagtaaaaaataaacatcCTCCTCTCTACCTCTGTAAACACATACTGCTTCCTCAAGGCTAACAGGATTATCTCTCCTCATCTTAAAAGGATTCACCTTATTAGGTCAGGCCCACACAGGATAATCTCTCTTTTGCATAACTCTAAGTTAATTGATTAATAGGCTAATCATGGGAGTAACTGCTCATTATATTCACAGATTTCACCTACAATAAACAGGAAAGGATTATAAAGGATATAGATCATGGAGGGTAATTTTAGAATTCTGCCAACCACAAAATGAATATTTAAGACTCTTCTTTAAACATATACAAACATATCTGTATGTACATAACCACTAACTCTATTCAATGCATTTACATTTGACTAATAGTAACAACAATAACTTACATAGCTAACACTTACTCAGTGCTATATATCAGGCACTAAtctaaatacttaaaatttattaacTCATGAATGTTCACAACAGTCCTACCAATTAGATGCtgttattacccccattttacagatgaggacattgaAATTAATAACCAAAATTAAAGTGATATACCTAGTATACAGCGGAACTAAAATTTCTATCCAAGGAGTAGAGAGTCTGTCTGTTCCAGAGTACATTTACTAATGTTTATGCCATATGTGACATTCTTAAAATATTCTCCTCTGACGAATGCAAATAAtgcttttgtttaaaatgtttaaatgctcTAAGGTAAATGCTCCGTTAGTTTGGTATGTTTTGTGGCCTTATAATCTGAGAAAAAAAGGTGTTTTGTTTCAATATAATTTGCTCTTTATCTCCGatataaaagtaatttaattattcaaagttatttttatttgcttagttTTCTAAGTTTATGAAtcaaatttgcaaattaaaactattttaattagAACATGAATTATAGCTCTTGGGCTTCTATTATTGGgccacaaaaatattaaaattaaaaatgttctgaAGTAGTATAAGTTTAAGAAATTCCAATTTCCAAGTAATGAAAACCTTCAaggaattttttcaaagaaaacaatCAGAGATTAGGGCAAAAATTCAGCTACAAGGATCATCTTTGCCACACTTTATATTAAATAGCAAAACACTGGCAACAATCTGCCTATAATAAAGAGGTTGTTTAAATAGATCTTGGTCCTTCATCCCAAAAACCTAAAATTCCATGATGCTCATAGCTCCACGGTCAAGTGGAGAGGGGAAACCTTTGCATGCTCTGGCCAGAATGCCACCTGTCCCACTTGTGCCTGCACAATTCCTCCCCTTACTTTAACATGCAACTCAGGAATCATTTCCTCTGTGAATTTTTCCTAACTCTTTCTCTTCTGAGCTTGGCAAGGAAAAAGCTAAAATAAGGTACGCTTCCTATTACAAGACTCTGTGCCCTGCCACAGAGCTTCACCAGTCCAGAGGCAGGAGCACAATTTCTAATTTGTCCCAGAGCACCATATAGGGCAGTAACAGCCCTACCCCACTACTCCGCAGACAGTCTACTCTCTGTCTACAGCCCTTATCACTGTGTATAAATGTCTGCTGTCTTTTATTTCCTCCAACAGATGATGAGCTCCCTGAGAGATGAGACTGAGAATTGGGGATCAGGCACATAATGGGTCACAAATTCCCTCCAAAGACTGTATTTCTGCTCTGCCAGATGCCTATGAAAACACTGAGCACAACAGGGCTCAGACTtgatcatttcttgaaagaagAAGATGAAGCTCATAGGAGGCACTGGGTTCTTTGAGTCTATGCCTGTGGCCAAATCACTCATCAGACTGGGACGAAACAGGATGGGAGGAAACAGCAACCACACTCCTGGGTGGAACTCTAAAGCAGCCAATTTTCAGAGGGAAATTACCAAACCCTAAAAAGTAATACTCACCTGAGACATGGTTTTAAAAAGTTCAATTGCTGTTACCTCCACTtcttcctggcttctcatttaaAGAAGGGCTTTTCCCTGAGGGCAGAGCTGGGGGagaaaaaactgaataaattcaATAACCACATCCTAGAAATCTTCTCTTCCCTTTATCTCCCTCTGTTCTGTCTGACACTCTTTGTCCCCCACGGCCCAGAGAGGTTGCTGGAGAACTATAATTTACAGCTGAGGTTCCCCCTCTGCTCTAGGATTTCAGCAGAAACACAacctctatctctctctcaaaATCATCCACTCATTAATAACAGAAATGTACCAGATGTAGTGTATATATTAATACTCTTACTAACCTCCACCATCATCAATGAAAACAATACCATACAACACATGAAAGCTGGGATAACCAAAGTTTTTTGAACAAGTCACACAGCTTCTAAATAACAGCGTCCAGTCTTTAATCAAGGTCGGCCCAAGTTACTTGCTAAACAGAACATGGCTTAAACAGAAAATATGCCCCTAAAGATTCTATGGGATAACTGTCATGGAGAAAGCCATCTTCCAGTAAGACATTATTTTTGTTACAATAAAATGGCAATGTGGCTTACAGGCAACTGGGCACAAAAAGTTatgactgcttaatgggtatacaCAGAGTTTCCTTATGGGGAAAATATTCTGAaactagatagtggtgatggttgaaCAAATTGGTGAATGTACTACACGTCACTGGTTAAAATGGCTTAAGATGGTAAACTTCATGATTACTTTACCAAAACAActacaacaaaaagaaacactaACTGATGCTGAAGGAGAGATCTGCGACAGACTGCTCATTATCTGAAAGGTATTCATTCTTcccttttctggaaaaaaaaagtcacaagacccaggttttcattttgctttatggCAAGTTCTGGAGAAGTCCTGAACCAAGTTCCTTCAATAAGAGAAGAGGATAAAAGTACCTGATCGAATACTGTATTCAGGGATCCCTTAAATTCCCTTATCCTAGCTTCTTTCCTCTAAACTCCACTGCCTACTCAAAGTAGCATTACAACAATGAAAACATGAACACTTTCTGGGCACTTGGTATATGGCAAGGACTATACCAAGTGCTTTACATGGCAGAGCTCATTTAAGTCTTTTAACAGTCCTATGAATTACATATTATCATCTCCATTCACATAAGAGGAAATTGGGGGTCagagagttaaaaaaacaaaacaaaataaaacacgcacacaaaaaataacaaaaacactgGAGATTTCGGAATTTGAACACTAGAAGTTATTTAACCTCCTCAAAGTCGGTTTCCTCAACTGTTAAGAGGGGTTAAGAATACCTACTTCGGGCGGCTGAGTAGATACAGAGGGGGACCACGGAGTCAGCCTGCTCTGGATCTGCTTCTTCTAGTTACTACCAACTACTTatcctctctgtgcttcagcgccctcatctgtaaaaagggagATAAACGTAGTTTCTATTTCAGAAAGTTGTAAGTTCGGGTGTTTATACTTCAAAAGATTTTAGACCTATGCCTGGCACATGCTCACCCCTCAGTAAGTATCAGCTCCTACCACGTGCAGCAAAATAAGCAAAGGCCAATAGGGCTGAGCAGTGCTTCTTCCCCCCTCCCTCTAGttagtcacacagacacacacaggaagggggatattttctttcattgagcaGGAGGTGAGCAGGCCATAGGAAGGCTGGAATCCCTCAGCATTTGTGGATGGAGCCATGAATCTCACCTTCCTTCTTAGTTCCAGGCCACAGGGATACATGTGAAGAGCTCTGACCGGTAAAAGTAAACCAAACTTGAAAAGCAGCAGGTAAAGGGGTAATTCTTTCACTCAGAGGTACCTAGTGGGACTTGTTCTCTCTTCCGGGTCCTTGGAGATAACCTCAAAACCTAGAAGCAGCGGACGGTGGTTAGGTGGCTCTGGGTCAGGATCTCTGCCGGGCCTTACACCACACTCTGGCCGGGTGAGCCCCACATGCTCGCACTTGGGGTCTATCAGCCTTGGAGGCCAGGGGCTTTAAGCTCGGTAGGGAGCCACTGTCAGTTCTCACTCTCCGTAACCAAGTCACCTGTCACCCTTACCTCTGTGCTCAGGCCCCGTGGTGTCCACTCCTCACTGCCCCGTGGACGCGTGGACATCTCCTGAGCTTTGTTCCCTCCACGCAGGGCAGGCAAGCAACTGCTTTAGCGCAGCGACCCCGCCTGGGTTCCTTCCTAGGACTGGGCCCACACCAGGCTCTTGTTAGGGGGCGGCGGGGTCTCCTCCGGGAGTGTCTAGCTTCTCAGCCACTTACGACCCTTCAGTCATTCCCGCAGACGCCGTCTCCCGCACGCGCCACAGCCACACATGCCTGCCAGCCCCGGCCAGGCACACTTCACACAGTCACTCGCACCGAGCACTGTCAACCACACAGCCATCGTGTCGCACATTCAGCCCGCGACACCCCGGCCCCACGCGCGCGAGCCCAAACGCCGACCCCTGCGCGCCTCCCTGGGCTGGGCCCGGACCCAGAACTGCTGCCTACCCGCCAAGGACTTCTCCTCAGAACGGGACCGGAGGGGCTGCCGGAAGAGGCGTGTCCCTCGCCGCAAAGCCCCCTGGGAAACGTAGTTCCGGGAGGCAAGGCTACCTGGTAAGGTTCATCTCCGAGTCTGCAGGGTGCTGCCCTCTCAGTTGTATCAGTGCTGCCTTAATTTCCCAGTCCGGGATCGGGCCGTCCAGGAGCCTCTCAGCACCACGCGTGCGCCCCGGATATACAGGACACCCTAATGAAACGGGCCACGCCGCGGGAGGCGCAGCTGTCAACGCAGAGAGCTCAGACCTGGTTCCTGATCCCCAGCGCCGACACCGGTCCCTACAGGCGAGGAGTGCGCAGGCGCATTGGGCGCGTTGACGCTCGGCGGGTGGCCGGCGGGGGGTGGGGCTCGGGAGGGCGGGCCAGGGACGGGGCCTGGGCCGCGGCGCGTGGAGCGGGGTTGGTCCCACCCGTTCGCAGCGTGGCCCGTGGGGTTCCCCTTCGTGGGTTCTTCTGTGAGCCTTGGACCCGGACGGTGTTGGCAGAGTGGCGGGGGGCGGCCTCCCGAGGGCACCTTCCGCTGGCCTCCCGCTCGTGGCGGGTCACCCGCcgctttcattttctcttcctgcCGGGCAAGGCTGACTTTTCCCTACAAGCCCGCTGAATCCGCGCCCCACCGCGCCGCCTGGTCTTGGCTCCTGCCCACCAGCCGTCACACGCCGCCGTTTTACCGCTTCCCCCCGGAACGAGGGCTCCGCGCACGCGCGCGCCTTTCGGCCGGCCGGGCGGGCGCCCCCGCGGGTGGAAGTGTCGGCCCGTGGCAGGTGCTCTGTGAAAGGCAGCCCTCAGGCCACACGCGCGGCCCCAGCGCCGAGCGCCATCACTTACTGATGTACACGCCTCGTGCCGACAGCCACTGTCGAGACACAGCAACCACCGAAAGCCAGTCACACTTGGAATCAGGCTTCTCCAGATCCTAATTCTCAGACTTGATGGTCTCCGTAATGAGGCTTAAAGACATATCTGTGAATCAAGATGGACAGAGACCGAAAGAAAACAATCCAAGCCGCAAAGGTTCCTAAGGCTCAGTGCTGGCCCTGCTCTTGTCCCTGTGTGTCCaatcaaaatacaaataaacGTGACTAACCTAACTAGAGTTGGTTTCCCTGGCAGCTCACCGGCACAACGTGGAAGGAGCCGGAAGGAAAGCGCCCCAAAAGAGCTAGAAAAGTTTGTGTGCTTAAGATAAAACcgctttcaaaatatattcaatattaaTTTGGACTCTACAACTACAAGATGATTGTACACATAAAGTTCTGCAAAtcacttattttaatttattgtggATGGTTTTCGATGGAAGTATACAGAGTATAACCTCTTTCTGCTAACTGCACAACACAGTATCAAATACGCACAATTTATCAGTCAGCTCCACAGGACACTAAAATCCTATTTACCACTATTAAAACCTTTctgcaataaatattatttacatcTATTTCAATGGAATAAATTCATACATCTAGAATTAATGTATCAAAAAGAACGTATTTACAATGGCATGCCATATTGCTAtccaaaaaggaaggagaaaaatttatacttttaatgTGAACAATTATGTTTTCGTACACTGATCCCAGTACTGGGTAttatccacatttttaaaaatcaatctgaGCGCCaagaatgttttaatttgcatttcctgattaGTGACCTTAAGAACATCACAAATTTACTCATTTGATTCAACTGTGAGATCTATATGCACTGTCAATTTCTTCCTCTGCATGTAAAATAGTATTTAGTTCATGACATATCCTGTATTATACATATGTTGCATACATTTTATGCAAATTGCCTAAACTttttggtgcctttttttttttttttttaatattttctcctttctccccaaggggactttgcaaatatttctttattcattgccctaatcattctggaattttttggagcatcacactaacctggacaaaccaacaaaatctcatacatattcaagattccatgtacttagggtgttcaactaaactgaccatacaaatgaaattaggaaatgcactatccaaaactacaaattttgcaccaaatgaacatccctcactttagtcttacacagaaattgaagttttaaaatgtggacggtattatcctttacccagtcttctgatgtATCTTAGTCCcctccagatcagctttattcttatctctatttgatgtctgatcactttttcaactttttaaacagttcctgtatggggtactgctgactttcatagcttcagaggtcTAACTTTGAATCTGAAGTGTCACATATATACCCttagtttctgggaaagaccatgtttaTATATGAACAGCTCACTATCTCAGAATATAGAAttaagttacaactcctgaatatatgcgactgctgtaacagcttacaatctaggactgcTTACCTTAAGCAGAGACCTGAAAACCAATGCGCTCAACTTTAATTCACTGactttttatattattcttagcacatatgattgagacatgatatttgtctttttgttcctgacattttattcaacatacagctcttaatgTTCATTCagctaattgcatgcctcacgacttcattccttcttgtggcctctcagtatacaccacagttccaccccttccattcctcaatctttGTACCCTAGAAGTTTTAAATCTTTACATAGGGCAACTTACTCTCTTAATTATGTTTTCTGGGATTTCATGTCCTAGAACTATATTACATTGTATAATGTATTTCTGAAACGTATAAAGTGTGcatcttgattttttttgggggggggggcggtaggAAGAAGTGGGTACTTAATTGTTGAAACATCATTTCCCCAATATGAAAATATAAGTTTTATTATATATCAAAATCTCCAGTGCAAAGAAACCTATTTGAAATTTCCTTGTTATtctgaattatcataaatgtttaaaaagttctGGTTTAATGACCCTTCCTCAAGTTCTTTCTAATAAACTGTCAAGGTAAACATATACTATTGGCATTCTGTTCAGAATTACAATTTACAAACATTCAAATAGTACTGAGTGTTTCATCTAGGAAAATgtcatatttctccttttatagatattttctattttagaataTAGTTTACTAATGTcctttacatctatattcataaataaaTTGCTTtacagtttctttgtttttgatatCAGAGTTGTCTTCCCCACATAGAATTagaacatttgtatatttttgtttgctcTGGAGCTAGAGTTGGCAAACCTTTTCTATAAAAGGATAGATGGTAAATATTTGAGGCTTTGCAGGCCATGAATTTTCTTGCAACTCCTCAATCTACCACCATCATGTGAAAATAGCCAAAGACAAAACATAAACAAGCATGTGACTGTagtccaataaaactttatttacagaaacaggcAGCAGACTGGATTTGGCTCATGAGTTGTAGTTTGCTAATTTCTGCTCTTCAGCAGAGAACAGCAAACATTTTTCATAAAGGGCCAGAAGGTAAGTATTTTTGACCTTGCAGGCCATGTGATTTCTCTCACTACTCAACTCTGATGTCGCAAGTATGCAAATGAATGTGTGACTATGTTCCGATAAAATTTTACTTACGGGAACTTGAATTTTCAcactaacaaaatatttttgtcctcacttttttttcacttaaaaatataaaaaaattcttacCTAAAGGGTCAAACACAGGACTTAGGCCGCAAGTCTCAGTTTGCTGACCTCTATTCTAGATCAGTTTACCTCAGGGTTAATAATTTcttgaaagtttaaaataatccTAGTTGACTTTAGATCACATCTCGCCAAATTTGGTAATTCTCAAGTAAGATGTCAGTAGTTTCAACTTTATGCATataaatctttcatttttctgagtCTTTTGTTCCAAATTGCCTACTCACCCATCTTCTCTAGACACTTTCTAACACTGTTATCAGGTATAGAATAACGTTGAAATTTCTCACCAAAGTCACATTACCTTACATACATGGAGATACGATGGAAAGTCACAATAGTAACTCAACATTAGGTAATCAAGTTTTAAACCCATATTGGCCAAACTGCATCACATACCCCAAGAACTCCTGTTTCGGTTCTAGAATCTGGGTCCTAGTCCTGCTCTACCACATCATTTTATTCAGCGCTTATTATGGTAACTCTCGCATGtccaaaaataatgttttaaaacagCTATTATTATTGTATACTTAGCATGGactaggcactgtgctagacaCATCTTATGCTTAATCAATTTAAGTGACCTCAATGCAAGTTTAAACGAAGAAGGAAAGAATtatgtttaaacattttaaaaattagtgtggCTTCAATATGAAGAATAAACTTGTAAGGAACAAAACACAACGAAAGGACAAGGAGACCAGTTTCTATACTCTAAGATTGGCCTAGGTACCACGATGGTATCTGGAGACTATGGTGATGGGAGTGAGGATGAATTCCAGAGAAAATTGGGAAAAAGATCCACAGGACTTGATGAGGAAGGTAAGGAGGGGTGTGTGGATGACTCCCCAGTAAGAATTCTCTGATGATGAGCAAAGTGTGCAGTCTGCCTGAAGacctttttgcttttcttatagTTATAGGATCTCTCTCCAGTATGTACTCTTTTATGTTGATTAAGGTGTCCAATTTGGATGAAGGTTTTTCtacattccttacattcatatggtttctttcCAGAATGAATTCTTTGATGTACACTAAGGGACTGACGATGGCTAAAGGCTTTACCACATGCagtacattcataaggtttctctccagtatgactTCTACGATGACAAATAAGGGAAGATTTTGTCTTGAATGCCTTCCCACATTCAATACATTCGTAAGGTCTCTGGCCAGTGTGAAGTCTCTGATGCTGAGTACAGGATGAGTTATCACCAAAAGCCTTCCCACATTCAatacatttatagggtttctctccagtatgaactcTCTGATGTTGAATAAGATGTGTGGTCTGGCTGAAAGCTTTACCACATTCTTTACACTCATacggtttctctcctgtgtgagtttTCTGATGCTGTGCAAGGTGAGCCTTCTGCGTGAATGCTTTACTACAAACCTtacattcatagggcttctctccgGTATGAATTCTTTGATGAGTGGCAAGCTGTGAACTGATGCTGAAAGATTTCCCACATTCTCCACATTcaaagggtttctctcctgtatgaatcCTCAAATGACTAGCAAGGTGTATATTCTGTCTAAAAGCTTTACCgcattctttacatttaaagggcTTCTCTCCAGAATGCACTCTTTGATGTTGAGTTAGTGATGCATGATGACTGAATGCTTTTCTACAAACATcacattcatagggtttttctccagtgtgaattctttgATGGACAGTGAGGGATGAGCCATATCTAAAGGATTTGTGACACACCTCACATttgtaaggtttctctccagtatgaattctcctATGTTGACTAAGTCCTATGTGatcactgaaggctttcccacaatcAATGCAATCAAAAGGTTTCTCCCCAGTATGATAATACCTCCAGTGACGAATAAGAGATGTATTCTGTATGAAAGCTTTGCCACACTCAATACACTCATAGGGCTTCTTGCCAGTGTGACATCTCTGATGTCGTGCAAATGATGAACCatcactgaaggcttttccacattcattacatttatagggtttctctccgGTATGAATTCTCTGGTGAACTGTAAGGGATGAGCTCTGGGTAAAAGTTTTCTTACATTCATTACACTTGAAAAGTTTTTTTCCTGCATAAATTCCTGTAGATTTTATTAGCACTGAATTTTGGGGGAAACTTTTCTTAAGTAAGTCACGATTATGAACTTTCTCTTCTGAGCTGCCCAAATGAAACCATCTTCCAGATTTGTTATATGTACAGTCTCTTCCTTTAGAGAGGATTTTGTTATAACTGATTGTTTCTTGCCTTAATTGAGTCTCCTGACCCAACAGCTTCCTTTCAAACAGGCCCTTAGAATCCCAGTTTTCTTTGAAAGAGGAACACTCAAGGTTAGTATTTGAAATTCTGTCCATTACCACTTCATCATATATGTCCTGCTTTGGAAATAATTCCTGGGTCTCACACACAGATCGCTGGCCTGAAAGATCAAGAAAATAAGCATTTCCTTTATTATGTATTAGAATAAAGGAATCTCCTAAAAGGAAGAGTGGTGAATCTATTAATAATTACCACATAAATTATGTAGTCTACAATGCATGTAAGACCCCAGATTATGACAGTTCATATAAAAACTTGGGGAAAGGTGagtagagaaaaaaagtaaatatcagTTACGTTTCAGAAGGGTAAGGAGTTGGAAGTGTTTTGCCATCACACCACCATGTAATAAACTACATAATAATATA
The genomic region above belongs to Tamandua tetradactyla isolate mTamTet1 chromosome 16, mTamTet1.pri, whole genome shotgun sequence and contains:
- the ZFP28 gene encoding zinc finger protein 28 homolog isoform X1; this encodes MWGSRDAGVRGREARPRRGAARSKPRTGRAPPAGTPAAFARPTRGRPRSRNGLTAKGPREAVTMRPENRAAPSRDTTLLQGRTQKQEAAGAGVKLQSTCQGVVTFRDVAMDFSQEEWEWLSPAQKNLYRNVMLENYRTLVSLGLCLSKPDMISSLEQGDEPWMVKRRMTRGRCPDVKVVQEIKQLPLKKDFYEEKLSQAIVMERFTNCSLECSILGENWDSDAVFEREPGLVTVRDVAVDFSQQLVPAQKSFCQNLTWENHSHLGSGGHSVSKPDLVSLLEQRKELWMVKREQMKDLFSGQRSVCETQELFPKQDIYDEVVMDRISNTNLECSSFKENWDSKGLFERKLLGQETQLRQETISYNKILSKGRDCTYNKSGRWFHLGSSEEKVHNRDLLKKSFPQNSVLIKSTGIYAGKKLFKCNECKKTFTQSSSLTVHQRIHTGEKPYKCNECGKAFSDGSSFARHQRCHTGKKPYECIECGKAFIQNTSLIRHWRYYHTGEKPFDCIDCGKAFSDHIGLSQHRRIHTGEKPYKCEVCHKSFRYGSSLTVHQRIHTGEKPYECDVCRKAFSHHASLTQHQRVHSGEKPFKCKECGKAFRQNIHLASHLRIHTGEKPFECGECGKSFSISSQLATHQRIHTGEKPYECKVCSKAFTQKAHLAQHQKTHTGEKPYECKECGKAFSQTTHLIQHQRVHTGEKPYKCIECGKAFGDNSSCTQHQRLHTGQRPYECIECGKAFKTKSSLICHRRSHTGEKPYECTACGKAFSHRQSLSVHQRIHSGKKPYECKECRKTFIQIGHLNQHKRVHTGERSYNYKKSKKVFRQTAHFAHHQRILTGESSTHPSLPSSSSPVDLFPNFLWNSSSLPSP
- the ZFP28 gene encoding zinc finger protein 28 homolog isoform X2 translates to MDFSQEEWEWLSPAQKNLYRNVMLENYRTLVSLGLCLSKPDMISSLEQGDEPWMVKRRMTRGRCPDVKVVQEIKQLPLKKDFYEEKLSQAIVMERFTNCSLECSILGENWDSDAVFEREPGLVTVRDVAVDFSQQLVPAQKSFCQNLTWENHSHLGSGGHSVSKPDLVSLLEQRKELWMVKREQMKDLFSGQRSVCETQELFPKQDIYDEVVMDRISNTNLECSSFKENWDSKGLFERKLLGQETQLRQETISYNKILSKGRDCTYNKSGRWFHLGSSEEKVHNRDLLKKSFPQNSVLIKSTGIYAGKKLFKCNECKKTFTQSSSLTVHQRIHTGEKPYKCNECGKAFSDGSSFARHQRCHTGKKPYECIECGKAFIQNTSLIRHWRYYHTGEKPFDCIDCGKAFSDHIGLSQHRRIHTGEKPYKCEVCHKSFRYGSSLTVHQRIHTGEKPYECDVCRKAFSHHASLTQHQRVHSGEKPFKCKECGKAFRQNIHLASHLRIHTGEKPFECGECGKSFSISSQLATHQRIHTGEKPYECKVCSKAFTQKAHLAQHQKTHTGEKPYECKECGKAFSQTTHLIQHQRVHTGEKPYKCIECGKAFGDNSSCTQHQRLHTGQRPYECIECGKAFKTKSSLICHRRSHTGEKPYECTACGKAFSHRQSLSVHQRIHSGKKPYECKECRKTFIQIGHLNQHKRVHTGERSYNYKKSKKVFRQTAHFAHHQRILTGESSTHPSLPSSSSPVDLFPNFLWNSSSLPSP
- the ZFP28 gene encoding zinc finger protein 28 homolog isoform X3, with translation MQVTPGRMAGTAHRIGWPPNILWSLADVKVVQEIKQLPLKKDFYEEKLSQAIVMERFTNCSLECSILGENWDSDAVFEREPGLVTVRDVAVDFSQQLVPAQKSFCQNLTWENHSHLGSGGHSVSKPDLVSLLEQRKELWMVKREQMKDLFSGQRSVCETQELFPKQDIYDEVVMDRISNTNLECSSFKENWDSKGLFERKLLGQETQLRQETISYNKILSKGRDCTYNKSGRWFHLGSSEEKVHNRDLLKKSFPQNSVLIKSTGIYAGKKLFKCNECKKTFTQSSSLTVHQRIHTGEKPYKCNECGKAFSDGSSFARHQRCHTGKKPYECIECGKAFIQNTSLIRHWRYYHTGEKPFDCIDCGKAFSDHIGLSQHRRIHTGEKPYKCEVCHKSFRYGSSLTVHQRIHTGEKPYECDVCRKAFSHHASLTQHQRVHSGEKPFKCKECGKAFRQNIHLASHLRIHTGEKPFECGECGKSFSISSQLATHQRIHTGEKPYECKVCSKAFTQKAHLAQHQKTHTGEKPYECKECGKAFSQTTHLIQHQRVHTGEKPYKCIECGKAFGDNSSCTQHQRLHTGQRPYECIECGKAFKTKSSLICHRRSHTGEKPYECTACGKAFSHRQSLSVHQRIHSGKKPYECKECRKTFIQIGHLNQHKRVHTGERSYNYKKSKKVFRQTAHFAHHQRILTGESSTHPSLPSSSSPVDLFPNFLWNSSSLPSP